AAGATTATTCACACAAACAGCAACGACACCTTGATCAGAAATTTCAACTCCATCAATTTCAACTCCAGTTTCTAATGACCATAATCGCAAATATTGATCCCATGAAGTGGTTAATAAATAATTATTATCTTTTGTGATTTTTAAATCTGTAACCGATTGCTGATGGGCATTGATTATATGAATACATTTCCAAGCAATTTTTGGTGGTGCTTCTAAATCATAATTAACTGTTTTAGTTAAGGCATTTTTGTCAGGTAATTTTATAGATGAACTGGGAAAATTTTGACTTTTATTAATGTTTTGATTTGTTTGATATAACTGCTCTAAAGTTTTTAATCTTAATTCTAATTTATGTTCTTTAATATATTCAATTATGCTGGTAACAGATTTATTGATACTTTCAAGATCATCTTGTAAGGAGGCTATAATTTGATTATCAGACTTAGGGGTATTACTGGCTAATTTAGGAGGGGTTATAACTGCTTTCTGTTTCTCAATATATTCATCAATAGTTTCTTTAACCTCGGCAACCTCCGCAGAAAAACGTCTCATTTGTAAACTCAAAGCCCCTGCAATTCTTGCTTTTGTTCGATTTTCAGAGCGAAAACGGTTGATTAAACTGAGAATTAGGGTGAAGGTAATAGCAATAATAAATAGAATCTGATTGTCTATGGTGAGGCTAAGACATAAACCTATGATAGTTAATACAATACTTAAATATTCAGCCCATTCAAACCAACCGATCATCAAAATCATTATTCTTCTACCTGTAATAAAAATCAAGTATTTTTAAATGTTGAACAGTAAATCTCTATAAATATAAACTAATATTAGCCTACATCTATAACAATGCAGAATGAAAAATGAAAAATTAAATAATGGTTGATTTCTTATTCCTAATTAGAGTTTATTGAAAAAATCCTTGGATGAGGGAAATAGGCACTCTTGCAATGGTTTGAAAGGTTTTCACTGTAAGGATTTCAATATGTAAACATATAATTCTTAGCCAAAATTTGGCTAAAAAACTCAATTTTTGTGCATTTTTTGTTAACTTTGTCAATGTAGTATAGCTAACCCGCTTATTTTTATGGGATTAAGATCTTTTTTGCATTAGTACGATAATACTAAAAAAATAAATCCTTAAAATAAATTTCAATAGTTTTTTTGTCAATTCTTATTTCTATTTCCTGTTCTCTACTTCGAGCAGTTCATTTTTTGCCAGATACAAAATTTGAGTTATAAATTATCGTTATTTTAACTAACTTTGAGACACTTTTAACCACTTAAGTCTTTGATAAACAGTAGTTACAGACTTTGATTTTGTTTCATTTTTATTTGAAATGACTATAACAATTTTAATTCAACCTAGAACTTGACATCTTTTTTTAGGGATAATTTATCATATCCAAAGTTAAGATAACCCGGAAGACATTTATAAAATTGTTGAAAAATAAGCAGTAAAACGGTATTTTTAGTTACTATTACTTGTTACAGCTAATTAGAGAATAATTTTGAGCTAAAATTATTAAAAAATAAAAATGCGATACAATAATCACTTTTTTGGGAATTCAAAAGGCATAAAATTAAGGCGATTAAAACGTAGTCATTAGTTAGAGATTAAAGTTGCGTGCAATTTGTCAAGTATATAGTTACAATTATTAATTATAAGCTCAATTCTTTGCTAACTCTGTCTCTTAAGACTTTTCTCTGTTGACTTAGGTGAGACGGCTCTATTTTTGGGTTTAGATCGCACTTTTTCATAAATCATAAGAATAACAAATTCTGAGTATTTAGTCTAGGGTAATCAAATCCGCTAAGTTATAAATAGTAAAGGATTAGAGCGATTGTTAATTTTTATAAACAAATCATTGACAAAAATCACTTTTGCTTAATTTCTTACCAATGGGGCTGGATTGTATGTAGGTAAAGCATTACTAAATTTTTAATGGGGTTAATTTATGGATTCTAAAAATAAAGAAAAACAAGAGAGAAGCTACAATTCTTTGACTAATCTTTATGAATCTATATATTTGACTGGAAATCTGGATAATATTAATCTCAATGGGGAAACTATTGATAAACCTATTGCTTTATTCCGCAGGGATAATTTTGAGCTAATTTCTGGAAATCATCTTTTTCAAGAGAAGTTTGTTACCTCTAAATCAAAGCCCCGTTTGCAAGACTATATTCAACCCTATACCATTCGAGAAATTTTAGGCTTCTCACAGGGAAATTGTTTTTTAGTAAAGCCTTTAACAAATCATAACTATTTTTCAGGAGAGTTAAATTCTTGTTATAGTTACGAGTTTGAGCTATATAACTTATCTATTAGCACAGTTACTTGGAAATCGGAAAAGGTTATTGCTGTTATTTTTCACCCTCTCTCTACCCATTCAATTATTGACTGTGCCACTCGTCTTTCTCAGCTATCTTCTTTAATTAGTAATTTACCTGTAGTGGTGTATCAATGTCGTAATGATAAATATTGGACAATGGATTACATCAGCAAAAATTGTTGGGATTTAACAGGTTATGAAGACCAATACTTATTAAATAATACCTCTAAATCTTATTCTAGTTTAATTCATCCTCTCGATCGCAATTCTGTTCGAGAAGAAACTGAAAGCGCGATCGCATCTCGTACTCATTTTGATTTAGAATATAGAATTGTTAGTGCTAATGGCAATATAAAATGGGTGTGGGAAAAAGGAAAAGGAATCTATGCACCTACAGGAGAATTATTATATTTAGTCGGTATAATTCAGGAAATTACAGGTAAAAGGAGAAATGAACAAGAAAAATCCTTTCTCTTTGATTTAACAAAAGTTATAAATACTGCCAATAACCTAGAAACCGCATTATTGCACACGATACAGGAAATATGTCAGATTACCCGATGGGATTTTGCCGAGGTGTGGCTACCCAATTTTGAGGGCAATGTTTATAACTATTCCGTGGCATGGTATCGCAAGGATAATCCCTATTTTGATAATTTTCCTTTAGCCTTAGCAGATTTTCAGCAACATAGTTATGACTTTTCTTTTCACTTTGAAGAAGGCTTACCCGGGAAAGTGTGGGTAGAGAGAAAAGCAATATGGTGGCAGAATATACATCGAGATTCCCATTTTCGAAGGAAAAACTACGCCAAACAATCTGGATTAAAAACCGCTTTAGGTATTCCCGTGATGGTAGGAGATGAAATTATTGCTATTTTCGTCTTTTTTACTCATAAATCCTTATCTATAAATTATGATTTAATTAATTTTTTGGAAACAATTACCTCCCAGTTGGGTAGTTTTCTCAAACAAAAGCAAATTGAAACCCAATTACGTCAAAGTCAAAGACAGTTAGCCAATATAGTTGATTCTAGTTTAGGAGTCTTCTTTCGTATTAGTTATAATCCTCAATGGGGAAAAGACTATATTAGTCAAGGTTGTGTGTCTTTAACTGGCTATACCCCAAATGAGTTGATGGAAAATGACAAAATCAATCTTGTAAAAATTACACATCCTTTAGATTTACAGGGAGTTTTAGCTTAATTGGCGAGAAGCCTCACGCCTAATTTTCGACTAAAAAAATACATCAAATAGGCGTGGGATGAATCGCCCAACAAAAAAAATATCCGAAGGATTCCACATTTCCTCGAATTTGTGTTAACATAAATTATATCAAACCTCGTTTGCTCTAACTTAATGTTAAAAGTCATTAAAATCAGAATTTATCCAGATTCATCTCAAAAACTAGCACTGGCAAAAGCCTTTGGTAGTTGTAGATGGCTTTGGAATCATTTTTTGAATTTAATGAATGAGACTTATAAACAGACAGGTAAAGGTTTATCAGGTTACGATGTTAAGAAGTTAATCCCTGAGCTAAAAAAACAGGAGGAAACTTCTTGGTTGTCTGAAACTTACTCTCAGTGCTTACAACAGGTTTGTTTAAATCTTGGAGTAGCCTTTAATAATTTCTTTGAAAAAAGAGCAAAGTATCCTAATTTTAAAAGCAAACATGGTAAGCAGTCTTTACAATACCCTAGTAATGTCAGTATTAAAGGCGACTGTCTTAATGTTCCTAAAATTGGTTTGGTTTATGCAAAAATTCACCGTCCTATTGATGGAAAAATTAAAACCGTAACTATTACCAAGAATTGTTGTAATCAATATTATGCCTCTGTCTTGGTTGATGATGGTAAAGATAAACCAAAAGTAAGCTCTGAAGGTAAAGCTATAGGAATTGATTTGGGATTAAATCATTTTGCTATTACCAGTGATGGGAGTAAGTTTGATAACCCAAAAATATTAAAAAAACATGAAGTTAACTTAAAGAGAAAACAGCAACAATTATCCCGTAAACAAAAAGGGTCAAATAATCGAAATAAAGCAAGATTAAAAGTTGCTAAAGTACATAAAAAATTACTAATTGCCGTGAGGATTTTCTACACAAACTATCTCGTAGGATAGTAAACGAAAACCAAGTTATAGTGCTAGAAGACCTCAATGTTAAAGGTATGATAAAAAATCATTGCCTAGCCAAAGCTATTCAACAGGTAGGTTGGGGGCAATTTTGTACCATGCTTAAATATAAAGCGGAACAAGAAGGAAAAACATATATGGAAGTAGATAGATTTTTCCCCAGTTCTAAAACTTGTCATGTATGCCTTAAGAGAGTAGATAGTTTGCCTTTGGACATAAGACATTGGGAATGTCCAAAATGTAAGACAAAGCATGACAGGGATATAAATGCGGCAATTAACATCCGAGATGAAGGACTACGAATATTAAAGACGGGGCTTACAAGGAGCGGAAATAAATTCCGCACACAGCCCCTCACCTCTGGAACGGGGGATAAAGCCTATTGCCCAGATGTAAGACGTGGTAGAGGAGGACGTAAGAAATCCACTACACCGCTATCTGTTGGGTAGGAAGCCCACACCGTAATCTTCGATTCGGTGTTGGGTAGTTCACACACCATCAAAAACAGTTTGAATAAGAAAGTTATTTATAGTATCGAGTATCGTATTTTTACCAAAGATAATCAAGTTAAGTGGTTATGGGAAAAAGGAAAAGGTATTTTTGACGAATCAGGGCAACTATTAGGCATTGAAGGTATTATAACCGATATAGGCGATCGCCCCTGCACAGAAAAATTATTATCTCAAGTAGAAGACAGGTATCGCAACTTTTTTGAGAATGCAGTAGAAGGTATATTTCAAACTACCATTGACGGTTATTATCTTTCCGCCAATAAAGCCTTAGCCAAAATTTATGGCTATGACACTCCCATTCAACTAATTAAAAACCTCAATGATATAGAAAATAGGCTTTATGTACAACCCCACCGCCGTAAGCAATTTGTTCAACTATTAGAAGAAAATGAGGTTATTAGCAACTTTGAATCAGAAGTTTATCGCAGTGATGGTACAACTATTTGGATTTCAGAAAATGCAAGAGCCGTACGTAATGTTAAAGGGGATTTACTTTACTATGAAGGTACTGTGGAGGACGTAACTAAATATAAATTAGCACAAGAAAAACTCCATCGTCAAGCCTTTTATGATCAACTAACTCAGTTGCCCAATCGTAGTTTATTTATGCAAAAACTAACTCAATGTTTAGATAAACTCAAGCAAGATTCCACCAATGAATATCAGTTTAGCATTTTATTCCTAGACTGCGATCGCTTCAAAGCCGTTAATGATAGTTTAGGCCATGGTGTGGGAGATTTACTACTAATTGCCATTGGTGAGAGACTGCGTAATTGTTTAGGAGAAAAAGAAATTGTTGCAAGGTTAGGAGGAGATGAATTTACTATTCTCTGGGATGATATTGACAATATCAAAGAAATAATTAATTTAGCAGAGAAAATTAATAATGCCTTTAAACCACCTTTTGTTATTAATAAACATCAATTATTTTGTGGTATCAGTATTGGTATTTTTTTTAGTAGTAGTTTAGAAAAAGAGCAATATAATTATCTTAGCCCACCTCAAATTTTACAATATGCGGATACAGCTTTATATAAAGCCAAATCCCAAAAAAGATCCTATTATCAAGTTTTTCAAGGAGATATGCACAACGAAGCCCTTGCAGAATTACAATTAGAAAATGAAATTAGACAAGGCTTAGAAGCAGAAGAATTTATCCTTTATTATCAACCTATAATTAATTTAACTAATAATCAATTAAAAGGCTTTGAAAGTCTAATTAGATGGAATCACCCTCAAAAAGGAATAGTCACACCTTTTCACTTTATCAATTTAGCAGAACAAACAGGCTTAATTATTCCCATAGGTTTATGGGTACTAAAAGAGGGATGTAAACAGTTAGATAAATGGCATAATCATATTTTAAATTCTTCAGATAATCATAAAACAATTCCCATTATTAGTATTAACTTATCCAGTCAAGAATTAAATAGTGAAAAATTTTTACCCACCCTTGATAATATTCTCAAAGAAACCAAAGTTAATCCTGAATATATAAAGTTAGAAATAACAGAAAGTTCTCCTATTTTTCAAGAACAATCTACCCAATATATACTAGATGCGATCGTCGATCGCAATATACAATTATGGATAGATGATTTTGGCACAGGATACTCCAGTCTTAGCTATTTACATAGATTACCAATTAACGGCTTAAAACTCGATCGCTGTTTTGTAACAGATATAGAAACAAACCAAAAAAAAGCAAAAATGATAAAAGCAATTCTATCTCTAGCCTTTGACTTAGGGGTAGAAGTAATTATCGAAGGAGTAGAAACAGAAAAACAACTAGAAATCATCCAAGAAATGGGTTGTATATGGGGACAAGGTTATTTATTTTCCCATCCCTTACCCCCAGAAAAAGCTGGTGATATACTCCTATCATCAAATTAAAATTATTTAGTGAATAGATGTAAAAGGGCAAGAGGCAAACCCCCCTTTATCCCCCAGAGGGGGGAGGGTAAAAGTGTTTAATTAACACGCTTCCCTATCACCTGCAACCTGCAACCTGCAACCTGAAACCTAACACCTCTTTCTGAACTCTGAACTAAAACTATTAACTATAATTAATCTCCATGTCTAACAATATTTTTTGGAAAAGTTTTTTAATCACCATTAGCTTGAATTTAATCGCAGAATCTAGCTCTGCTCAATCTCAATCTTTAAAAATTGTTTATCCCCCCGTTAATCATCAAACAACAGCAGAATCTATCTTTATTATTGGCTCTGCTCCTGCTTCTGGTAATGTCATAATTAATGGTAAATCTATAAATCGCTCCTCTCTAGGCTATTTTGCCCCCAGTATTCCTCTAAAAATGGGCAAAAATCAAATAACAATTCGTTACGACAATGAAGAATTAAATCGAGTGATTACAAGGGTTGATAATCAGCCTGACTTAGAAGAAATTAACAATTTTTCTGCAAATTTATTAAATCCCCAAGTAGATATAAGTAAACTACCCAATGAAGATGTCTGCTTCTCTGCCATTACCCCCCTCGGCTCAAATACCACAGTAAAACTTAATCAGGATACTTTACCCCTAACTCCTGCCTTAAATACCATTAATCTACCCGGTAACGCCTCAGTTTTGATTGACAACAATAACCCCATCTCCACAGTAGGCAATTCTTGGCAGAAAGTTTCTGGATGTGTTCAATTTAGTAATACCGTGTCCAACTTAAATCCGATTTTTGTCATGGATTATCAAGGTAAAACCACAGAAAGAAAAGGAGAAGGTAGCATAACTATTCTTAATCCTCAAGAGTTACAAGTAGTGGAAGTGATTGCAGAGCAGGGTATTGCTAGAACTGGTGCTGGTACTAATTACTCAAGGTTAACACCTTTACCTAGAGGAGTCAGGGCAAAAGTGACAGGAAAAGAAGGAGAATGGCTAAGGCTCGATTATGGGGGTTGGATTAAAGCAGAAGAAACCAGAGTTTTACCGACAAATACCCTTCCCCTCAGCTATATTCGCAGTATCACTTCTAAAGTCAAAGAGACTCAAACGGAAATAATTTTTCCCTTAGAAAGTGCAGTGCCTCTTAGTATCAAACAAGATGATGATTCTTTAACTTTAAGTTTGTATAATATTGTTGCCCAAACTGATACTATTCGTTTTGATGATAATCCCATAATTAAGCGTTTCGACTGGTATCAAGTCAATCCTACTCAAATTGACTATATCTTTTCTTTTAAATCCCCTCAACAGTGGGGTTATGATGTGCGTTATGAAGGTAATAATTTAATTTTAACCATCAATCATCCCCCGAATCTGAAAAGTAATCAGAGTTTGAATGGTGCTAGTATTTTACTAGATCCGGGTCATGGTGGAAATGAATCTGGGGCTTTAGGACCAACAGGGTATCCTGAAAAAGATATTAATTTAATCGTTTCTAAATTAGTGGCCCAAGAGTTAGAAAAAAGAGGGGCAAGGGTTTACTTAACGAGAAATGATGATAGTTTTGTTTCTCTGGGCGATCGAGCTAAAATGATTAGGAATGTAAATCCGACCGTAGCTTTATCCATCCACTATAACGCCCTACCCGATGGAGGTAACGCCGAAAAAACTAAGGGAGTTAGCACATTTTGGTATCATCCCCAAGCGCAGGATTTAGCCGTTTATCTGCACAATTATTTAATAAATCAGCTAGATAGAGATTCCGCAGGAATTTTTTGGAATAACTTGGCTTTAACTCGACCTCACCAATCCCCAACAGTATTATTAGAATTAGGTTTTATGATTAATCCAGAGGAGTTTGAATGGATTACTAACAGCTCTGCACAAAAACAGTTAGCATTTACTTTAGCCGATGGAATTCAAAATTGGATTTTAAGCAAAAATTCTTGGTAAATTATCGTATAGAATAACAAAGTTTATACTATGATACTAGAGTCGTTAAGGAATTAAACCCGTGAGTAATTTTTTAGGCAAATTAAAAGACATTATTGGTGGAGGACAAGGCGATTACCAATACTATGAGGAGGAAATTGAAAGTATGACTACTCAAGATTTACCCCCTTCTGATATTGAGATGAATGAGGTAGCTATACCTCAAACAGAAGCCCCAGTTACTCCTCCCCTTTCTTCTTCTCGTCGTCGCCCTAGAGATAATAGGGAAACTTCTGCTCATAAATCTAGCGATGTTTCTTCTTCTTATCTTGACAGTGGCAATTTTTCGAGCAATTTACCCAACAACGTTATTGGAATGCCAGGAGTAAATAATATTGTGAATGAAGTAGTAGTAATTGAGCCTCATTCTTTTGATGAAATTCCCCAAGTAATTCAAACTTTGAAAGAGCAAAGATCTGTTATTCTTAACTTGAATGTAATGGAAGCAGAAGAAGCTCAAAGAGCGGTTGATTTTGTCGCAGGAGGCACTTACGCCATTGATGGTCATCAAGAGAGAATCGGTGAAAGTATTTTCCTTTTCACTCCCAGAAATGTCAAAGTTAGTACAATCTCTGGTAAATCTTATCAGAATGGTAATACAAAAATTGGCTCTGAAGGATTAACTAAATCTTTTGATGCTCTTTGGAATGAAACTTCCTCTACAGAGTTAACTGATTCTATGGCCCAATAATTCTAGTTTTCACAGAAGCTAGATTACTCATATCATTATTATCTATATAAAGTCGTCCTAAAATAGCAAAATCTATAGTGTCTTTTAAATTAGGAGTAATTGGCGGTGGAGTAATGGCTGAAGCGATTATTTCCCGCTTACTCGCACAAAATATATATATTGCTTCAGAAATAATTATTAGTGATCCTGCACTCTCTCGTCGTCAATGGTGGGAGGAAAAATATCAGGTGGAAACCACTACTGATAATCAAAGGGTTTTAGATGATTCTCAGGTATTGTTATTGGCGATTAAACCGCAAATTTTTGAACGGGTAGTCGAAGGTTTAACCATAAATCCTCATCGTCATATTCCACTCATCTTATCGATTTTGGCTGGTACTTCTCTTTCTCAGTTGGAAAGGGCTTTTGCTTCTCTTCCTATTATTAGAGTTATGCCTAACACTCCGGCTTTAGTCGGACAGGGAATGAGTGCGATCGCACCTAATGGCAAAGTTTCTGAGTCTCAATTAAGTCTAGCATTATCTCTATTTGAGGCGATCGGTTCTGTGATTCAAGTGCCAGAGTATCAAATGGATGCGGTGACAGGTTTATCTGGTTCTGGTCCGGCTTTTGTTGCCCTGATGATAGAGGCTTTAGCTGATGGTGGTGTGGCTTCTGGATTACCTCGTGCGATCGCTCTTGAATTAGCAGTACAAACAGTCTTAGGTACAGCAGAACTGGTTAAGCAAAAAAACTTACATCCTGCCCTCCTGAAAGATCAAGTCACAAGCCCCGGAGGAACAACCATTGCGGGAGTTGCCGCCCTAGAAGAAAAAGGTTTTCGCAGTGCCGTTATTTCCGCCGTTAAATCTGCCTATCTACGCTCTCAGGAATTAAGTCTTTAATCTTTATTAAGGTTTTTCAATATTTTTTATATAGATACTATAATTCAGCTATAAATAACTTTATGGGATCTTAATAAGAATGGCGCATAGATATGATTGCATCATTGTCGGTGCTGGTTTATCTGGATTAATTGCGGCACGCAACTTACAAAGAGCTGGAAAAAATGTCTTGGTTTTTGAAGCCCAAGACTACGTCGGTGGGCGTATGTTAGGAAAACATATTGCTCCCAACCAGTATATAGATTTAGGTGGTCAATGGGTAGGTCCTACTCAAGACCGCTTTTTAGCTTTATTAGACGAATATAATATTCCTCGTTTTCCTTCTCCTTTACAAGGGAAAGTAGTGCTAATCTACAACGACAAACGGCAAGAATTTAATGGCTTTTTTCAGGGTTTTGCAGAAGGCGATCGCCCTAATGTACCCGAGGAAGAATGGCAAGATGCAATGAAAGCATGGAAAACCTTTGATGAGCTTTCCCAAAGTTTATCCCCTCAATATCCAGAAGCTA
This is a stretch of genomic DNA from Cyanobacterium aponinum PCC 10605. It encodes these proteins:
- a CDS encoding WD40 repeat domain-containing protein, whose amino-acid sequence is MILMIGWFEWAEYLSIVLTIIGLCLSLTIDNQILFIIAITFTLILSLINRFRSENRTKARIAGALSLQMRRFSAEVAEVKETIDEYIEKQKAVITPPKLASNTPKSDNQIIASLQDDLESINKSVTSIIEYIKEHKLELRLKTLEQLYQTNQNINKSQNFPSSSIKLPDKNALTKTVNYDLEAPPKIAWKCIHIINAHQQSVTDLKITKDNNYLLTTSWDQYLRLWSLETGVEIDGVEISDQGVVAVCVNNLDYINYGIATGGLDQDVKIWSLKGDKNKSWRLSLEHTMSLHEGSINGLAIANEQKILLSGSSDQTLKQWDLETGRLLSSSFDESGAIGAVAVCEKHEYVAVGGGDGVISLWQLAGENKLGALIGNMSSLDAIAVNSTGELIAGGCADGSIKIWRLPTTTFSLYLEIEPFLELKGHQGQVMDLCFSPDDKLLYSAGTDGLIKIWHPSSESELGHLKISDDNRIFSLSLSKDGTILAAGGVDGTVKVWQQSTF
- a CDS encoding PAS domain-containing protein — translated: MDSKNKEKQERSYNSLTNLYESIYLTGNLDNINLNGETIDKPIALFRRDNFELISGNHLFQEKFVTSKSKPRLQDYIQPYTIREILGFSQGNCFLVKPLTNHNYFSGELNSCYSYEFELYNLSISTVTWKSEKVIAVIFHPLSTHSIIDCATRLSQLSSLISNLPVVVYQCRNDKYWTMDYISKNCWDLTGYEDQYLLNNTSKSYSSLIHPLDRNSVREETESAIASRTHFDLEYRIVSANGNIKWVWEKGKGIYAPTGELLYLVGIIQEITGKRRNEQEKSFLFDLTKVINTANNLETALLHTIQEICQITRWDFAEVWLPNFEGNVYNYSVAWYRKDNPYFDNFPLALADFQQHSYDFSFHFEEGLPGKVWVERKAIWWQNIHRDSHFRRKNYAKQSGLKTALGIPVMVGDEIIAIFVFFTHKSLSINYDLINFLETITSQLGSFLKQKQIETQLRQSQRQLANIVDSSLGVFFRISYNPQWGKDYISQGCVSLTGYTPNELMENDKINLVKITHPLDLQGVLA
- a CDS encoding bifunctional diguanylate cyclase/phosphodiesterase is translated as MLGSSHTIKNSLNKKVIYSIEYRIFTKDNQVKWLWEKGKGIFDESGQLLGIEGIITDIGDRPCTEKLLSQVEDRYRNFFENAVEGIFQTTIDGYYLSANKALAKIYGYDTPIQLIKNLNDIENRLYVQPHRRKQFVQLLEENEVISNFESEVYRSDGTTIWISENARAVRNVKGDLLYYEGTVEDVTKYKLAQEKLHRQAFYDQLTQLPNRSLFMQKLTQCLDKLKQDSTNEYQFSILFLDCDRFKAVNDSLGHGVGDLLLIAIGERLRNCLGEKEIVARLGGDEFTILWDDIDNIKEIINLAEKINNAFKPPFVINKHQLFCGISIGIFFSSSLEKEQYNYLSPPQILQYADTALYKAKSQKRSYYQVFQGDMHNEALAELQLENEIRQGLEAEEFILYYQPIINLTNNQLKGFESLIRWNHPQKGIVTPFHFINLAEQTGLIIPIGLWVLKEGCKQLDKWHNHILNSSDNHKTIPIISINLSSQELNSEKFLPTLDNILKETKVNPEYIKLEITESSPIFQEQSTQYILDAIVDRNIQLWIDDFGTGYSSLSYLHRLPINGLKLDRCFVTDIETNQKKAKMIKAILSLAFDLGVEVIIEGVETEKQLEIIQEMGCIWGQGYLFSHPLPPEKAGDILLSSN
- a CDS encoding N-acetylmuramoyl-L-alanine amidase, which gives rise to MSNNIFWKSFLITISLNLIAESSSAQSQSLKIVYPPVNHQTTAESIFIIGSAPASGNVIINGKSINRSSLGYFAPSIPLKMGKNQITIRYDNEELNRVITRVDNQPDLEEINNFSANLLNPQVDISKLPNEDVCFSAITPLGSNTTVKLNQDTLPLTPALNTINLPGNASVLIDNNNPISTVGNSWQKVSGCVQFSNTVSNLNPIFVMDYQGKTTERKGEGSITILNPQELQVVEVIAEQGIARTGAGTNYSRLTPLPRGVRAKVTGKEGEWLRLDYGGWIKAEETRVLPTNTLPLSYIRSITSKVKETQTEIIFPLESAVPLSIKQDDDSLTLSLYNIVAQTDTIRFDDNPIIKRFDWYQVNPTQIDYIFSFKSPQQWGYDVRYEGNNLILTINHPPNLKSNQSLNGASILLDPGHGGNESGALGPTGYPEKDINLIVSKLVAQELEKRGARVYLTRNDDSFVSLGDRAKMIRNVNPTVALSIHYNALPDGGNAEKTKGVSTFWYHPQAQDLAVYLHNYLINQLDRDSAGIFWNNLALTRPHQSPTVLLELGFMINPEEFEWITNSSAQKQLAFTLADGIQNWILSKNSW
- a CDS encoding cell division protein SepF, with product MSNFLGKLKDIIGGGQGDYQYYEEEIESMTTQDLPPSDIEMNEVAIPQTEAPVTPPLSSSRRRPRDNRETSAHKSSDVSSSYLDSGNFSSNLPNNVIGMPGVNNIVNEVVVIEPHSFDEIPQVIQTLKEQRSVILNLNVMEAEEAQRAVDFVAGGTYAIDGHQERIGESIFLFTPRNVKVSTISGKSYQNGNTKIGSEGLTKSFDALWNETSSTELTDSMAQ
- the proC gene encoding pyrroline-5-carboxylate reductase, translated to MSFKLGVIGGGVMAEAIISRLLAQNIYIASEIIISDPALSRRQWWEEKYQVETTTDNQRVLDDSQVLLLAIKPQIFERVVEGLTINPHRHIPLILSILAGTSLSQLERAFASLPIIRVMPNTPALVGQGMSAIAPNGKVSESQLSLALSLFEAIGSVIQVPEYQMDAVTGLSGSGPAFVALMIEALADGGVASGLPRAIALELAVQTVLGTAELVKQKNLHPALLKDQVTSPGGTTIAGVAALEEKGFRSAVISAVKSAYLRSQELSL